Proteins encoded in a region of the Sander lucioperca isolate FBNREF2018 chromosome 4, SLUC_FBN_1.2, whole genome shotgun sequence genome:
- the LOC116039542 gene encoding fibrous sheath CABYR-binding protein isoform X2, translating to MFCRRALLRVGPLARRAFKPTSRHAVPVRHMAYGVPGGSSNMAYFVLCGGGLTAAVVYAYKTVNGDSERYEDRLANMGSTAKEVAPEVAAPAPEPAPVDDAAATAEVAEEVVVEEAAAEAVPDSAEPVAETAAELVVEAAPEEAAAASEVVVAEAAAEPAVPEEAAPPVEAVPEAVEVAATEETPAAEVPAAEAPAAESTEYMPNLLTAAVKILAGSPVEIAAASVGDKSLVKAGREIEGDGRSLVEPQVLEATAEVVAKEAAEEAAVVVTEEELKSAEAGADAEAPAAEQLVKEETSAPVAAEETEAASQSEEPTTSAPTVEKLGEDECEDQAAVPGAAPEEAVSSTEASPEDAAPTEEATPAEEATTAAAAAPVDETSAGERSPAAETSVEEAAAEASADETHSEAAAVVDMTQLAAASSGSDLEVLSAADAESTSEAPAHEAKHCHACHSAPSAVEEGAPPAALAIEEAVDVTHEVQEAVSLVEEQKPKVSIWSVKSCSVM from the exons CTGTTCCAGTGCGACACATGGCCTATGGGGTTCCTGGTGGCTCCAGCAACATGGCGTACTTTGTTTTGTGTGGAGGAGGCCTCACTGCTGCGGTCGTCTAT GCCTACAAGACAGTCAACGGTGATAGCGAGCGCTATGAGGACAGGCTCGCCAACATGGGCTCCACGGCAAAGG AGGTAGCACCAGAAGTGGCAGCTCCTGCACCTGAACCCGCCCCGGTGGATGACGCAGCAGCGACCGCAGAAGTCGCTGAAGAGGTGGTCGTCGAGGAGGCAGCTGCCGAGGCTGTCCCTGATTCTGCAGAACCAGTAGCGGAGACCGCCGCCGAACTGGTCGTTGAGGCCGCGCCTGAAGAAGCAGCCGCGGCCTCGGAGGTGGTGGTTGCTGAGGCTGCAGCTGAGCCAGCAGTCCCAGAAGAAGCTGCTCCACCTGTAGAAGCAGTTCCTGAAGCTGTGGAAGTGGCTGCCACAGAGGAGACCCCAGCAGCAGAGGTCCCTGCAGCCGAAGCTCCTGCAGCAGAGAGCACTG AGTATATGCCCAATCTGCTCACAGCTGCTGTGAAGATCTTGGCCGGCTCCCCAGTGGAGATTGCAGCAGCTTCTGTTGGTGACAAGAGTCTAGTGAAAGCAGGCCGGGAAATAGAGGGCGATGGAAGAAGTTTGGTAGAGCCACAAGTCCTGGAAGCAACCGCAGAGGTGGTAGCAAAAGAAGCGGCCGAAGAGGCGGCGGTTGTAGTGACAGAGGAGGAGCTGAAGTCTGCAGAAGCTGGTGCTGATGCAGAAGCTCCAGCTGCTGAACAGCTGGTTAAAGAGGAGACATCTGCTCCTGTAGCAGCAGAGGAGACGGAGGCTGCATCTCAGTCTGAGGAACCTACAACTTCAGCCCCGACAGTGGAGAAGCTGGGTGAGGATGAGTGTGAAGATCAGGCTGCGGTCCCTGGCGCTGCTCCAGAGGAGGCTGTCTCCTCCACAGAGGCCTCACCTGAAGATGCTGCTCCCACTGAGGAAGCCACACCAGCTGAGGAGG CCACCaccgccgctgctgctgctccagtgGATGAGACATCAGCAGGTGAGAGGTCACCTGCAGCTGAGACATCAGTGGAGGAGGCAGCAGCTGAAGCGTCCGCAGACGAGACACACAGTGAAGCTGCGGCTGTTGTGGACATGACTCAGCTGGCTGCAGCCTCCTCTGGGTCGGACCTGGAGGTCCTTTCAGCTGCTGACGCAGAATCTACGTCAGAGGCTCCAGCACATGAGGCCAAGCACTGCCACGCCTGCCACTCTGCTCCATCAGCAGTGGAGGAGGGGGCGCCACCTGCTGCTTTGGCCATTGAGGAAGCTGTGGATGTAACACATGAGGTCCAGGAGGCAGTGTCACTGGTGGAAGAACAAA AGCCAAAGGTGTCTATCTGGAGTGTAAAAAGCTGCTCAGTGATGTAA
- the LOC116039542 gene encoding fibrous sheath CABYR-binding protein isoform X1: MFCRRALLRVGPLARRAFKPTSRHAVPVRHMAYGVPGGSSNMAYFVLCGGGLTAAVVYAYKTVNGDSERYEDRLANMGSTAKAPEAEVAPEVAAPAPEPAPVDDAAATAEVAEEVVVEEAAAEAVPDSAEPVAETAAELVVEAAPEEAAAASEVVVAEAAAEPAVPEEAAPPVEAVPEAVEVAATEETPAAEVPAAEAPAAESTEYMPNLLTAAVKILAGSPVEIAAASVGDKSLVKAGREIEGDGRSLVEPQVLEATAEVVAKEAAEEAAVVVTEEELKSAEAGADAEAPAAEQLVKEETSAPVAAEETEAASQSEEPTTSAPTVEKLGEDECEDQAAVPGAAPEEAVSSTEASPEDAAPTEEATPAEEATTAAAAAPVDETSAGERSPAAETSVEEAAAEASADETHSEAAAVVDMTQLAAASSGSDLEVLSAADAESTSEAPAHEAKHCHACHSAPSAVEEGAPPAALAIEEAVDVTHEVQEAVSLVEEQTTETMVVVTSQL; this comes from the exons CTGTTCCAGTGCGACACATGGCCTATGGGGTTCCTGGTGGCTCCAGCAACATGGCGTACTTTGTTTTGTGTGGAGGAGGCCTCACTGCTGCGGTCGTCTAT GCCTACAAGACAGTCAACGGTGATAGCGAGCGCTATGAGGACAGGCTCGCCAACATGGGCTCCACGGCAAAGG CTCCTGAGGCAGAGGTAGCACCAGAAGTGGCAGCTCCTGCACCTGAACCCGCCCCGGTGGATGACGCAGCAGCGACCGCAGAAGTCGCTGAAGAGGTGGTCGTCGAGGAGGCAGCTGCCGAGGCTGTCCCTGATTCTGCAGAACCAGTAGCGGAGACCGCCGCCGAACTGGTCGTTGAGGCCGCGCCTGAAGAAGCAGCCGCGGCCTCGGAGGTGGTGGTTGCTGAGGCTGCAGCTGAGCCAGCAGTCCCAGAAGAAGCTGCTCCACCTGTAGAAGCAGTTCCTGAAGCTGTGGAAGTGGCTGCCACAGAGGAGACCCCAGCAGCAGAGGTCCCTGCAGCCGAAGCTCCTGCAGCAGAGAGCACTG AGTATATGCCCAATCTGCTCACAGCTGCTGTGAAGATCTTGGCCGGCTCCCCAGTGGAGATTGCAGCAGCTTCTGTTGGTGACAAGAGTCTAGTGAAAGCAGGCCGGGAAATAGAGGGCGATGGAAGAAGTTTGGTAGAGCCACAAGTCCTGGAAGCAACCGCAGAGGTGGTAGCAAAAGAAGCGGCCGAAGAGGCGGCGGTTGTAGTGACAGAGGAGGAGCTGAAGTCTGCAGAAGCTGGTGCTGATGCAGAAGCTCCAGCTGCTGAACAGCTGGTTAAAGAGGAGACATCTGCTCCTGTAGCAGCAGAGGAGACGGAGGCTGCATCTCAGTCTGAGGAACCTACAACTTCAGCCCCGACAGTGGAGAAGCTGGGTGAGGATGAGTGTGAAGATCAGGCTGCGGTCCCTGGCGCTGCTCCAGAGGAGGCTGTCTCCTCCACAGAGGCCTCACCTGAAGATGCTGCTCCCACTGAGGAAGCCACACCAGCTGAGGAGG CCACCaccgccgctgctgctgctccagtgGATGAGACATCAGCAGGTGAGAGGTCACCTGCAGCTGAGACATCAGTGGAGGAGGCAGCAGCTGAAGCGTCCGCAGACGAGACACACAGTGAAGCTGCGGCTGTTGTGGACATGACTCAGCTGGCTGCAGCCTCCTCTGGGTCGGACCTGGAGGTCCTTTCAGCTGCTGACGCAGAATCTACGTCAGAGGCTCCAGCACATGAGGCCAAGCACTGCCACGCCTGCCACTCTGCTCCATCAGCAGTGGAGGAGGGGGCGCCACCTGCTGCTTTGGCCATTGAGGAAGCTGTGGATGTAACACATGAGGTCCAGGAGGCAGTGTCACTGGTGGAAGAACAAA ccACAGAGACCATGGTGGTGGTGACAAGCCAGTTATGA